The segment GCAGTACGCGCGCAGCGGCGCGTCCCCGGTCGGCACCCAGCGGTGGGTGGTGGCCCGGGGAATCAGCACGTAGTCGCCCTGGCCGACCTCCAGCGTGCCGAACACCGTCTCCAGCACGGCCGTTCCGGACTCCACGTACACGCACTCGTCGCCGAGCCCGTTGCGGTACAGCGCGCTGGGCGCGCCCGCCGCGACGTAGGAGATCCGGACGTCCGCGTTGCCGAGGACGAGCCGGCGGCCGGTGACCGCGTCCGCCGCCTTCCACTCCTCGCCGGGGAACAGCTCGTGCAGCTTCAGGTGGCGGGGCAGCAGCGGGAGGTTGGCGGTGGTCGCCTGGCTCGGCAGCTCCCAGACGGACGCGGCCGTCACCGCCGAGGGGATGTGCCGGTGGTACAGCAGCGAGGAGTCCGAGGAGAAGCCCTCCTCGCCCATCAACTCCTCGTAGTACAGGCCGCCTTCGGGGGTGCGGTGCTGGGTGTGCCGCTTGCGCGGCACCGAGCCCAGCTGCCGGTAGTAGGCCATCGCCCTGGTTCTCCCTCTCGTCCGTGCCCAGCCGTCAGAGGTTGCCGCGCCGGTCCTGCTCGCGCTCGATCGCCTCGAAGAGGGCCTTGAAGTTGCCCTTGCCGAAGCCCAGCGAACCATGCCGCTCGATGAATTCGTAGAAGACGGTCGGCCGGTCGCCGATCGGCTTGGTGAAGATCTGCAGCAGGTAGCCGTCCTCGTCGCGGTCGACCAGGATGCCGCGCGACTGCAACTCCTCGATCGGGACCCGGACGTGGCCGATCCGCTCGCGCAGCTCCGGGTCCTCGTAGTAGGAGTCCGGGGTGGAGAGGAACTCGACGCCGCGCGAGCGCAGCACGTCGACCGTGGTCAGGATGTCGTTGGTGGCCAGCGCCATGTGCTGGCAGCCCGGGCCGGTGTAGAACTCCAGGTACTCGTCGATCTGCGACTTCTTCTTCGCGACGGCCGGCTCGTTCAGCGGGAACTTCACCCGGTGGTTGCCGCTCGCCACCACCTTCGACATCAGCGCCGAGTAGTCGGTGGCGATGTCGTCGCCGACGAACTCCGCCATGTTCACGAAGCCCATCACCCGGTTGTAGAACGACACCCACTCGTCCATCTTGCCGAGCTCGACGTTGCCCACCGCGTGGTCCAGCGCCTGGAACAGCCGCTTCGGCGCGCCCTCGGGGCGGACCACGGTCGACTTGCGGGCGACGTAGCCCGGCAGGTACGGGCCGGTGTAGCGGGAGCGGTCGACCAGGGTGTGCCGGGTCTCGCCGTACGCGGCGATCGCGGCCCGGCGGACCGTGCCGTGCTCGTCGGTGACGTCGTTCGGCTCCTCCAGGACGGTGGCGCCCTGGGCGCGGGCGTGCGCGATGCACCTGTCGACGTCCGGGACCTCCAGCGCCAGGTCGACCACGCCGTCGCCGTGCCGGCGGTGGTGGTCGAGCAGCGGGCTGTCCGGCGAGACACCGCCCTTGATCACGAAGCGGCAGGAGCCCGAGCGCAGCACGAACGCCTTGCGGTCCCGGCGGCCGGTCTCCGGGCCCGAGTAGGCGACCAGCTCCATGCCGAACACGGCCTGGTAGAACTGCGCCGTCTGGGTCGCGTTGCCCACCACGAAGACCACCGCGTCCTGGGCGGTGACCGGGAACGGGTCGGTCGAGGCGTCGTACTCGACCAGGCCCACCAGGGTCCGCAGCTGCTCGGCGGTCAGGCCGGCCTGCAGCTCCTCGGGGGTCAGTTCAACGGCGGCTTCGGCGGTCATGGGGCATTCCTCCACGTCGAGGTCGGTTGCGGAGAGCTTGCTCCTGCTCGGTGGGGTGGGCAACAGGTCCGATTCCGGCTGCTCAATGTGTACAAGATGAGCAGGGCCGGGGTGTCCGGGCTGTACGGATTGCTCAGCGTTCGGCTCGTTCGCCTCCCGACCGTCCGGGCAGCCGGCGGGCGAACCAGCCGGCCGCCAGCTCGGCGACCGCCTCCCACCCGCCCGGCTCCTCGAACAGCTGTCCGGCGCCCGGGACGATCCGCAGCGCGCTCTCGCCACCCAGCTCGGCCCTGGCCCGCCGGTTCCACTCCACCACCTCGGGGTTCGCCCCGCCCGCGACCAGCAGCGTCGGCGCGGTCACCGACGACAGCCGGACCGCCGCCGACTCCGGCCGGACCCCGCACGCGACGATCGCGGCCGGACCGCCGCCCGGCGCGTCCGGCCCGGCCGCCGCCCCCAGCGCCGCCGCCGCGCCGCTGCCCGCCCCGAACCAGCCGTACGACAGGCCCGCCAGTGCCGGGTGCCGCAGCACCGCCCGGGTCGCCGCCGCCAACCGCCCGCCCGCCGGCCCCGGACCGGACACCTCCCGGCGCTCCGCCGCATCCCCGCCGGGCGCCGACGGGCCGAACCGGACGGTCGCCAGCCGCTCCCGGTGCAGCCGCGCCGCGACCGCCGGATGCCCCGCACCGTCGCCGGGCGCGAACACCACCACGCCGGACGGGAGTTCGGGCACCTCCAGGACGGCCGGGCCGGACGCCGACGCCGGCTCGTACCGGACGGTCTCCGGCGCCGCCCCCGCCGCCGGGCGCTCCAGCGCGGCCAGCACCCCGGCGTCCGGGACCTGCCGGAAGTCCCGGTACGACTCGCCGACCGCCCGGAACCCCGCCGGGGTGCGCACCGCCACGTACGCGTCCGCCGCGTCGGCCAGCAGCGCCGCCCAGCCCGGCGGGGCGACCGGCACCGCCAGCACCACCCGGGCCGCGCCCCGGGCCCGGACGATCCGGCAGGCCGCCCGCGCGGACGCCCCGGTCGCCACCCCGTCGTCCACCACCAGCACCGTCCGCCCCGCCAGCGGCACCGGCTCCCGCCCGCCCCGGTAGACCGCCGCCCGCCGGGCCAGCTCGGCCCGCTCGCGCGCCTCGACGGCGGCGAACGCCTCCGGCGGCACCGCCGCCGCGTCCACCACCCGCTGGTTCACCACCCGCGCGCCGTCCTCGCCGACCGCGCCCATCGCGACCTCCGGCTGCCCCGGCACGCCCAGCTTCCGCACCACGCAGACGTCCAGCTCCGTGCCCAGCGCCGCCGCCACCACCGCCGCCACCGGGACCCCGCCGCGCGGCAGCCCGACCACGACGGCGCCGCGCAGGCCGGGGTCCGCGCGGGTCAGCGCCTCGGCGAGGCGGCGGCCCGCGTCGGTGCGGTCGGTGAAGCGCATGGCGGAACCTCTCCGCCTTCCACGGTACGCGCGTGGGTAAGGAAAAAATAAGGACAAACCCGTGGGTAGCGTTACAGAGCGGTCAGGGCGGGTAGCGACCAAGTGGTTCGTACACACCGACTACGAGGAGGTGGTTCCGGTGTCGACCCACATGTCGTCGGGCATGGAACACCATCCGGACATCCTGGCCCTGCGGGAACACGCGGAGCGCGTCACGTCCACCACCGCCGGGCAGGGCGCGGAGGCGCTCGCCATCTGCGCCGGCCTCTTCCTGGCGATCTCCCCCTGGGTGGTCGGGTTCACCGGCTTCGCCGGCCTGACCGTCAGCAACCTGGTCCTCGGCCTCGCCTACGCCGTCCTGATGGCCGGCTACGGCTCCGCCTTCGGCCGCACCCACGCCCGCGCCTGGGCCTGCGTGGCGATCGGCGCCTGGACGGTCGTCGCCCCCTGGGCGGTCAACGGCGGTGCGCACGTCCGCCGCACCATCCTGACCAACACCGTCACCGGCGGCCTGATGACCTGCCTGGCCCTCGCGGCCGTCGGCATGGTCTTCGCCGGGATGGGCATGGCCGGGCGGCACAGCAGGTAGCGGGGGACGGCGGGGGAGCCCGGGGGCCCCGGCCGGGGCCCCCGGGCGGGGTCTACTCCCGCTCCGGGCGGGTCATCCGCAGGACGTCGAGGGCCTCGTCGAGCTGGGCCTCGGTGAGCAGGCCGCGCTCGACGTAGCCGCGGTCCAGGACGACCTGGCGGATGGTCCGGCGCTCGGCCAGGGACTGCTTGGCGACCTTCGCGGCCTCCTCGTAGCCGAGGTAGCGGTTGAGCGGGGTGACCACCGAGGGGGAGGACTCGGCGTACTCGCGGGCCCGCTCGGCGTTGGCGGTGATCCCGGCGACGGCGCGGTCGGCCAGCAGCCGGGCCGAGGAGGCGAGCAGCCGGACGGACTCCAGCACGTTCCGGGCGATGACCGGGAGCATCACGTTGAGCTCGAAGTTGCCGCTCGCGCCGGCCACCGTGACGGTGGTGTCGTTGCCGACCACCTGCGCGGCGACCATCAGCACCACCTCGGGCAGCACCGGGTTGACCTTGCCGGGCATGATCGAGGAGCCGGGCTGCAGGTCGGGGAGGTTGATCTCGGCGAGGCCGGTGCGCGGGCCGGAGCCCATCCAGCGCAGGTCGTTGGCGATCTTGGTGAAGCCGGTGGCGATGGTGCGGAGCTGGCCGCTCAGCTCGACCAGGCCGTCCCGGGCGCCCTGCGCCTCGAAGTGGTCGCGGGCCTCGGTCAGCGGCAGGCCGGTGGCCCGGGCGACCTCGGCGATCACGGCGGCCGAGAAGCCCGGCGGGGTGTTGATGCCGGTGCCCACCGCCGTTCCGCCGAGCGGCAGTTCGGCGACCCGGGGGAGGGTCGCGTACAGCCGCTCGACGCCGTACCTGACCTGCGCCGCGTAGCCGCCGAACTCCTGGCCGAGGGTGACCGGGGTGGCGTCCATCAAGTGGGTCCGGCCGGACTTGACGACCGTCGCGAACGCGGCGGACTTCTCCTCCAGCGCGTGCGCCAGGTGCTCCAGCGCCGGGACCAGCTCGTGCAGCACGGCGCCGGTGGCCGCGACGTGGATCGAGGACGGGAAGACGTCGTTCGACGACTGCGAGGCGTTGACCTGGTCGTTCGGGTGGACCGGGCGGCCCAGCCGCTCGGCGGCCAGGGTGGCGATCACCTCGTTGGCGTTCATGTTGGACGAGGTGCCGGAGCCGGTCTGGAACACGTCCACCGGGAACTGGTCGTCCCAGCGGCCCTCGGCCACCTCCTCGGCCGCGGACCGGATCGCCGCCGCGGTCTCCCCGTCCAGGACGCCCAACTCGGCGTTGACCACCGCCGCCGCCGCCTTGATCCGGGCCAGCGCCGCGATGTGCGCGCGCTCCAGCCGCTGCCCGGAGACCGGGAAGTTCTCCACCGCCCGCTGGGTCTGCGCCTGCCACTTGGCCGCCGCCGGGACGCGGACCTCGCCCATCGAGTCGTGCTCGATCCGCCACTGCTGTTCGTGCTGTCCGTCCGCCATGGTCGGTACACCTCCTGGACCGGTCAGCCTTCCACGGACGCCCGGCATTCCCGGCGCGCCCCGCCCGGGCCCCGCGGACCGGCGTCGCGGACGGCCGCCGCCGTGGCGCCCTTGACCCGGCGGCGTACCGGCCGGTAGGGACAGCGGTGGCACACTCCGCCCGCACCCTCCGAGGAGCCCCGCTGTGACGACCCCCGACCCGCTCGACCCGCTGGACCTGCTCGGCGTCGACGACCTGCTCACCGAGGACGAACGGCTGATCCGCGACAGCGTCCGCGCCTTCACCGACCGGCACGTCCGGCCCGGGCTCGCCGACTGGTACGAGGCCGGCACCTTCCCGGTGCGCGAACTCGCGCCCGAACTGGGCAAGTTGGGCGTCCTCGGCATGCACCTGGAGGGCTACGGCTGCACCGGGTCGACCGCCACCGAGTACGGGGTGGCCTGCATGGAGCTGGAGGCCGCCGACTCCGGGCTGCGCAGCTTCGTCTCGGTGCAGGGCTCGCTGGCGATGCGCTCGATCCACGCGTTCG is part of the Kitasatospora setae KM-6054 genome and harbors:
- the hppD gene encoding 4-hydroxyphenylpyruvate dioxygenase — its product is MTAEAAVELTPEELQAGLTAEQLRTLVGLVEYDASTDPFPVTAQDAVVFVVGNATQTAQFYQAVFGMELVAYSGPETGRRDRKAFVLRSGSCRFVIKGGVSPDSPLLDHHRRHGDGVVDLALEVPDVDRCIAHARAQGATVLEEPNDVTDEHGTVRRAAIAAYGETRHTLVDRSRYTGPYLPGYVARKSTVVRPEGAPKRLFQALDHAVGNVELGKMDEWVSFYNRVMGFVNMAEFVGDDIATDYSALMSKVVASGNHRVKFPLNEPAVAKKKSQIDEYLEFYTGPGCQHMALATNDILTTVDVLRSRGVEFLSTPDSYYEDPELRERIGHVRVPIEELQSRGILVDRDEDGYLLQIFTKPIGDRPTVFYEFIERHGSLGFGKGNFKALFEAIEREQDRRGNL
- a CDS encoding phosphoribosyltransferase family protein: MRFTDRTDAGRRLAEALTRADPGLRGAVVVGLPRGGVPVAAVVAAALGTELDVCVVRKLGVPGQPEVAMGAVGEDGARVVNQRVVDAAAVPPEAFAAVEARERAELARRAAVYRGGREPVPLAGRTVLVVDDGVATGASARAACRIVRARGAARVVLAVPVAPPGWAALLADAADAYVAVRTPAGFRAVGESYRDFRQVPDAGVLAALERPAAGAAPETVRYEPASASGPAVLEVPELPSGVVVFAPGDGAGHPAVAARLHRERLATVRFGPSAPGGDAAERREVSGPGPAGGRLAAATRAVLRHPALAGLSYGWFGAGSGAAAALGAAAGPDAPGGGPAAIVACGVRPESAAVRLSSVTAPTLLVAGGANPEVVEWNRRARAELGGESALRIVPGAGQLFEEPGGWEAVAELAAGWFARRLPGRSGGERAER
- a CDS encoding class II fumarate hydratase; this encodes MADGQHEQQWRIEHDSMGEVRVPAAAKWQAQTQRAVENFPVSGQRLERAHIAALARIKAAAAVVNAELGVLDGETAAAIRSAAEEVAEGRWDDQFPVDVFQTGSGTSSNMNANEVIATLAAERLGRPVHPNDQVNASQSSNDVFPSSIHVAATGAVLHELVPALEHLAHALEEKSAAFATVVKSGRTHLMDATPVTLGQEFGGYAAQVRYGVERLYATLPRVAELPLGGTAVGTGINTPPGFSAAVIAEVARATGLPLTEARDHFEAQGARDGLVELSGQLRTIATGFTKIANDLRWMGSGPRTGLAEINLPDLQPGSSIMPGKVNPVLPEVVLMVAAQVVGNDTTVTVAGASGNFELNVMLPVIARNVLESVRLLASSARLLADRAVAGITANAERAREYAESSPSVVTPLNRYLGYEEAAKVAKQSLAERRTIRQVVLDRGYVERGLLTEAQLDEALDVLRMTRPERE
- a CDS encoding SPW repeat protein, whose protein sequence is MSTHMSSGMEHHPDILALREHAERVTSTTAGQGAEALAICAGLFLAISPWVVGFTGFAGLTVSNLVLGLAYAVLMAGYGSAFGRTHARAWACVAIGAWTVVAPWAVNGGAHVRRTILTNTVTGGLMTCLALAAVGMVFAGMGMAGRHSR